In one Lolium rigidum isolate FL_2022 chromosome 3, APGP_CSIRO_Lrig_0.1, whole genome shotgun sequence genomic region, the following are encoded:
- the LOC124700439 gene encoding lecithin-cholesterol acyltransferase-like 1 has translation MHMEALPMETTNPLRAVVLVSAVVIMLSLSSCCASSSSGGGQQLHPVILIPGSGGNQLEARLTDDYRPSTLTCRVWPPVRGRGGWFRLWFDPSVLLAPLTRCFAERMMLYYDRDADDYRNAPGVETRVSDFGSTSTLRYLDPTLKLLTGYMDTLASTLETAGYEEGHTLFGAPYDFRYGLAAPGHPSQVGSAYLDRLRLLVESACAANGGRPAILVAHSLGGLYALQLLARAPPAWRAAHVKRLVTLSAPWGGSVQVMLTFASGNTLGVPFVDASLIRAEQRSSESNLWLLPAPRVFGNTTLVVSERHNRTYSAKNVTQFLQDIGFAEGVEPYRARTRPLGEVLPEPGVPVTCLVGTGVDTVESLVFGADGFDAGPVKVVYGDGDGTVNLASLVGPIKAWSDSPAQVIEVVELPKVSHSGILKDKSALDQILRIVDSINLNATRTSQ, from the exons ATGCATATGGAAGCACTACCCATGGAGACAACAAATCCGCTACGTGCGGTCGTGCTGGTATCCGCGGTCGTGATCATGCTGTCACTGAGCTCGTGCtgcgcctcgtcgtcgtcgggcggcgggCAGCAGCTGCATCCGGTGATACTCATCCCGGGCTCCGGCGGCAACCAGCTGGAGGCGCGGCTCACGGACGACTACAGGCCGTCGACCCTGACGTGCCGggtgtggccgccggtgcgcgggCGCGGCGGGTGGTTCCGTCTGTGGTTCGACCCGTCCGTCCTGCTCGCGCCCCTCACCCGCTGCTTCGCCGAGCGGATGATGCTCTACTACGACCGCGACGCCGACGACTACCGCAACGCGCCCGGCGTCGAGACCAGGGTCTCCGACTTCGGATCCACCTCCACCCTCCGATACCTCGACCCAACCCTCAA GCTACTGACGGGGTACATGGACACCCTGGCGAGCACGCTGGAGACGGCGGGCTACGAGGAGGGGCACACCCTCTTCGGCGCGCCGTACGACTTCCGCtacggcctggccgcgccggggcacCCGTCGCAGGTGGGCAGCGCGTACCTGGACCGCCTCCGGCTGCTCGTGGAATCCGCCTGCGCGGCGAACGGCGGCAGGCCGGCGATCCTCGTCGCGCACAGCCTCGGCGGGCTGTACGCGCTGCAGCTGCTggcgcgcgcgccgcccgcctGGCGCGCTGCGCACGTGAAGCGCCTGGTCACGCTCTCGGCGCCGTGGGGCGGGTCCGTGCAGGTGATGCTCACCTTCGCGTCCGGCAACACCCTGGGCGTGCCGTTCGTGGACGCGTCCCTCATCCGCGCCGAGCAGCGCAGCTCCGAGAGCAACCTCTGGCTGCTGCCCGCGCCCAGGGTGTTCGGCAACACCACGCTCGTCGTCTCGGAGCGGCACAACCGGACCTACTCCGCCAAGAACGTCACGCAGTTCCTGCAGGACATCGGGTTCGCCGAGGGCGTGGAGCCGTACCGGGCGCGGACGCGGCCGCTCGGCGAGGTCCTGCCGGAGCCCGGCGTGCCGGTCACGTGCCTCGTGGGCACCGGCGTCGACACGGTGGAGAGCCTCGTGTTCGGGGCGGACGGGTTCGACGCGGGGCCCGTCAAGGTGGtgtacggcgacggcgacgggacGGTGAACCTGGCCAGCCTCGTGGGGCCGATCAAGGCCTGGTCCGACTCGCCGGCGCAGGTCATCGAGGTGGTGGAGCTGCCCAAGGTGTCGCACTCGGGCATCCTCAAGGACAAGAGCGCGCTCGACCAGATCCTCCGGATCGTCGATTCCATCAACCTAAACGCCACGAGAACGAGCCAATGA